cggaaaatgaacctgggtctctggtgctgtgaggcagcagtactaaccattgtgccactgtgccacccacttatAGTTCTTCTTATAGCTTGTTGCAGGTCTTTCTTGTATTAATGCTTCTACCTTTATGTTTAATTATACTCCAATTTGAATTGTAATTCTGACTCTTAAATCCAAGTTGTTTATGTGAATTTTGATAAACAGCATTTGCAGCACAATTCTTTCTGAAACGGCACTTACCACCATTTATCAATCAAATAACTATGTTGAATTGCTACTTTTTATTTAATTGTTTGTTGCCAGTTTGTTGTTCATTCTGATACTTCCATGACCCCACATCTTTTGATTTTAGTCCTGAGTTTTTATGCAGAACCTTTTTGAAACTGAACTGCACCTACAGAAAAAGACTGTTTATAGCCAAAAGCAGAGAATGAACTGCACTCTTGCATTTATACATGTCCATTTCACAGACAGAATATCAATTGAAATAAGAATGCAGAAATATAACTGTATTTGATAGAAGCATTAACTTGTAACATGCCTGACACAGTGCAATTTGTGCAGtgcagactgtgtggagtttgcacgttctccccgtgtctgcgtgggtttcctccaggtgctccggtttcctcccacagtccaaagatgtgcaggtcaggtgaattggccatgctaaattgcccgtagtgttaggtaagtggtaaatgtaggggtatgggtgggttgcgcttcggcgggtcggtgtggacttgttgggccaaagggcctgtttccacactgtaagtaatctaatctaatttctgtcAGGTGCTCTCTTTATAGTCATTTCCCAATATCAAGGCCAAGTTGTGAAGCTTGGTGATCCCTCTGTGATTGATTGCCATTTGAAGCTGGTATTCTGGGTTTTAAATATTGGTGACATACCCACCCACTTCTTACAGCAATAAGCATTACTAACAGTAGTTTACTAGTCAAACCCAAGAACACCCTTAGAACCTTTAAAACTGATGTGAGAATGGGTGTTGTGGAGTGGAAACACTGCTGTGGGCAAAATAATTGGAAGCAACATGGTGGGGAGTATTGATCAAGACTATTGTGTTCCCCAGAGACCTATAACACTCAAAGATATCTGAAATCCACTGACTAGTTTGAAGGATCACACAAGACTTTTGCAGGATGTCACTTTTGAAACTTTTACTGAAACACAGCCTAAATCAACAATGACTAAACATTATTTGTTATGCAGTTAATATGTCATAACCACAAAAAGTTACTTAAGAGCACCCCATCAAAAGCCTTACGTCACATCTCTAATTTACACTGCACTCGCTGCAGAATTGTAGTCTTCATAGGTACCATTTCGAAGTCACTCCATGCAGCCAACAAACTAGTTTGCTGAGTTATAGTATCCAGTGTGCATTGAAAGTcactcccctcagtcttctaAGAATTCTTGGACTGACCAGCAGCAACATCTACTCTGGTTATTCATTCTTTCAGCCATGCCAAGACAAATCCTCTGGTGTCCTTAAATCTTCACCCATCTATTCAACTGGAGAACATGTTCTCATTCACCTTCTATCTGGTTGCTAACAGAGAACTCTATATCTCTCTCCTCTTCATAGCTAATCCAGTTTGTCTCTTTCTCTGAGATTCTTTTACTGTCCATGCGTTCTCCAGATAAGTTTATGTAGAACAAAGCAAGCTTCTCTTCTGTATTCATATATGAAATCTGGCAATTGGGTCTCAATCAGGCTAGGCCTGGAATTGCTGCTCAAGACAAACAGGTCACATATGCTTATTATCAGACAGAACCAATAGCAAGTCCCATATCCTTTTTCATTGTTCCAGTTTACCTTGAATTAACAAGAATTAAAATGTGACAATTCTATAAAATCTTGCAATTGTAAAAGAGAAATTCATTAAAATTATGCATTCCTATATTGAGGTCCACACAGATTTTTGGTCTTTCAAACAGATTTCTTTCTAATGCATAAGATTGATCAGATTCTGATCTTTTTCCAGATTTGTTAACTTGTTCATCAGACTATATGGAAGCAAAAATTAGTAGGTCTTACCTCAACCTCCTGGGTTTCAACGAACAAAATCTTTATCTGAATGATCAAAACTGCAGACCGATAATAACAGCCAGTGATGTGATCTTCCAAATACCACTTGATAGATGTGGTACAGGATGGCAGGTAAGGAAAACAGTAGTAGGAGGGCTGGATTCATTAAATACCAGTTATTATTCTTTATATCCCATGATGGCATAATTGTAGAAATGTTCAAGGTGAACCCTCCCACACTTTTAGCTAATACAATATTGCCCTTGCTTAAATACTTTCAAACATAATAGGCAATATTTTGATGCTCAAATTATATACACCTGTGGTTTCACCTAACCATTCTGTTCTCTGATACTTGATGAGTTGTTTGCCATTGTGTTGGATAACTTCAGAACCTCTGGTACAACTTGATATTAAAGCTTCCTCAATAATGGCCTCCCATCTATGTTTTTAAAAACCTCTTCCAACAGTTTCATTTTCTGCAGTTGTAAATTTGTcatttttttaactttgaaagTACATTATTTCAGTCATCGTTACTTCTACTCTGCGTCAAATATTTAATCTTAGAAATAAATCAAATTTTAAGATGCATTCTATATTTGCAGGAAAACAATGGCAGTATCACATATTTCAACACCATCCGATCTTCACCATCTGACTCAATTATAACCCGTGAAACAAACCTTCAGTTCAATATTGGATGTGAAATGCAACAAGATTCAATGTCTAAAATAATGTATGTGACTAATGAAAACACAACTGGTGACATCATGGATAATATCACACAATATGGCATGTTTAACATTAGCATGAGATTCTATGAGTCTTCGTCATTTATGAGGCCAGTGCAAGAATCACCTTACTATGTGGACCTCAGGCAGAACCTGTATGTGCAGGTTGACCTCCACAGTATAGACCAGTACCTTGTTGTATTTGTGGACACCTGCACTGCATCACCGTATAACTTTGACTGGACTCCAAAGGCCTATGATCTAATAAAAAATGGGTAAGAAGTGCTAATTCCCGTATCAAAATTCCAAGAAATATTCCTGACTAACTGAAATATTTTGAAATCCAGAATAACTGTAACATTTTATGTGCTATTTTGTGTGATTCATGTATCATAAAAACAAGTTTGTTTCAAATTGAATCTTTCTCAAACAGCATTTCCATTAACATTTCAATATGTGAACAAGCTTTCTTGTTGGTGTACGCTCAGAACAAAGTTTAAAATATACTCTATTTTCCCTTTCTTGCTTTACATCTAATGGATTGTAAGTGTAAACTGTAAAAAGCCATGAAATGATTCTTAGTTTAACCCCAAACTACCTTTTAAAGTTTCCTTTACACTTGGCTCTTTACATTATGGATTCCAAACAGTCCACTGACTGAAACTGCTCTGATTTAAGTATTCAAGGTTCTTTTATTCCTCTTAATGTCTTCTACATTCAACATTGTATGTTGATGAAACCAAACTTTTTTTTCCATCCATATTCCACTGACTGCATCTTGCTCTGCAGCCGGTGTTCAGATTTGAGTGATGGGTCCTTCAGAGGATTAACAGCCAGAGCACTACAGCTAGTACAGCTGTACAGGCGAGCAGGAGGAAGATTGGGAAAGCAATATGTGATACAAATTGAACTGTTAGGGATTTTTTCTGTCAATATGGTGAAGCAGATATAAGATGTGCATAACAGATGTTTGATAATATGTTTAAAAACTAGGTTAAATATAGAAAAATCAGAAGGGATCTGTAAAAATAAATAAGATCAACAAGGAAATAGTATGAGAACAGACTGGCAGCTAACATAGAAAGAAATGCAAGAGTTTTTATAGGCATACTGTGTCTAGTtatggtcgccctactataggaaagatacagaggctttggagaggatgcaaagaaggtttaccaggatgctgcctggactggagagcttgccttgtgaagaaaggttgaataagcttggacttttttctctggagagaaggaggaagagaggagacctgatcaaggtgtacaaaataatgaatggaatagatagagtcaatatccagagacttttccccagggcaggattgactggtatgaggagtcatagtttgaagatattaggaggaaggtataaaggagacatcagaggtaggttctttacgcagagagttgtgaatgcatggaatgcgttaccagctgtggtggtggaagcagagtcattggggacatttaagcgactgctagacatgcacatggatagcagtgagttgaggggtgggtaagttaagttactatatttaacattaggattaaacttcagcacaacattgtgggctaaagggcctgatctgtgctgtacttttctatgttctatgttctataaattgTAGTATCTTAGTAAAAAGTGGAATACAGCTGATTAGGAACCAAAATGGATTTGTCCATGTCTGAGGTGTTGAATGTATATTTAATATCTTTTACCAAGGAAGAGGATGCTACCAAAATTGTAGTCAAATAGGAAttagttgaggttctggataagCTAAAAACTGATAAACAAGATATATTAGAAAGATCGGCTGTACTTAAAGTGAATATGTCTTCAAGACCAGATGGGATTCATCTTAGAATGCTAATAGAAGTAAAGACAGAACTTGGGAGGCAATGAACAGTATCTTGTATTCCTCCTAGGATGGAGGGATCATGCTCCATCATTCCTGGCAGCAGCAGTGCCAGGTCTCAGTCGTGTACATGACCAGGAGTACAGAAAGAAACCTGAAGAGGATCCGCCTTGAAAAGTTAAGGCCTGGGGTTTTTGGACAGCAAAGAATTGTGGAGACCAGGGAAAGGTGAAGGAGGGAGAATTCTGGCCAGCAGGTGGTAGAGAAGGAAGGGGGTTAACATCTTGGGGGTGGGACCACAATATGCACAAGAACTTCAAATGATGtgtccccctttccttcccagtTTAATGTCACGTCAGCCATTGCAAACAACTCCCACTCTGACCTAATTACGCATAACTATGCCAAGTGTATTTTGGTATAGGTAACATACTATTTAGGTCAATAGAATTGTTAACAAGTTGAAATGATCTTTAATTATTTGTTTAAATGTGGTGGGTAGACTGCTGATTTCAGGTCCCATTCATCTAACACATTATGAGTGCGAGCTCATGACTGATGGCAAGGTAGTGTTTGCATGTGCATTGGCTGAATACATACCCAGCTATATTTTACCAATGTATTTCTGTTTTCATTGAAACTTTAGTTTGGACTGGGATTTTGTGTTCTaaaattaatgttttttttaCAGGTGTGTTAAGGATGGGACTTATGGGAATTATCCTTCACCAACTAATAACATTGCGCGATTCAAGTTCAGTGCCTTTAAATTCCTCAACCTTCATCCTTCAGTCTACCTGCAATGTAAAGTTGTGGTCTGTAAAGCTTATGATTATTCCTCTCGGTGTTACCGTGGATGCATGCCTCGACAAAAAAGGGCCCTAAGTTCCTCAAAGGGGAGCGCTGATGTCCTAATAGGACCTATTGAACTGAAAAAAGATCTAAAACATTATAAAGCGGAAGGTGAGTCAATCAAGTTATTTGCTAATTACATCACCAAAAGAAGGGCTAAATTAGAAACTTAGTATTCCAGAATGTGCAGTAATAGTCATCATTTTGTAGCTGTCATAACTGATACAGTCAAAAATAAAtggttttgaattttttttcaggATTTGAAGAAGTAAATGAAGCTGTGGAGACAAGTACCGAATCGAGTTTGCCATTTGTTCTGTCTTTGATAGCTCTGGTtgtagctgtttcagttttggtTGTCACTGTTCTAAAATACAAGAAGCAACAAAGGCACTATGGTTGTGAGTAGCTGGGAGACAATGTTCTAAGCATAGCCACTCACCAAATGGAAAAGCACATGCAATTCAGCTCCGAAAGGATCCTATCAATCAATAATCACAATGAACGAGTTAAATGTTGCTTCCCATTCCACCTTGAACTTATTGCATGGATGAAATTCAAGAGCTCATTAAATGAAGGAATTAATTTGAATGCAGTAGTTGAATTTATTTGTTCTATTGTTTCTGTTATCTTCAGATATTTTGCAAAAGAAATGTGTTGCCTATAATCAGTAgcaaaacaataaaatgttttttttctgcttGATACAGTTGTACTTTATTCAGGTTTTACAAGATGGTAACTATCCTGTAAAGGAAACAAAATCACTAGCACCAAATGTGGTGTACTGTTCACCGGACAGTTTGCCGTCCAAACTGCTGTCTTTCCATCACTCAATTAATATCACTCCATACAGAAAGCAGGAATACTTAATAAAATGTAACATATGTCTGGTGAATACATCCCAAACTAAAATGGAGCATCAGAACACAATAAAGAGTCTCAAAAAAATTGAACAGCCAGAAATGGCGAGATTTGTGCAAATAGGGTGACTAAATTTGAGTGCTAACCAGGAATGTGGGAGTACAAAACTTAGGGAAAACTGTTCCAGTTTGTTTAGCCTGACAAACATTCTTCAAGTCTGTTCTTCATCAAACCCTTTTTTTTTGGCAAAATTAACTCTTTACCAAATAGATGGAAAACCATTATCACTTTCTATCTCTCTGAATCCTATATAGTCCCTCTATCTTGGAGACTAATTTGTTTTATGTCCCTCTGGCTGTTCATAATGAACAGAAATAACCTTAGTCAATCAGCCCAGGCTTGCAAAACTCA
Above is a genomic segment from Chiloscyllium punctatum isolate Juve2018m chromosome 38, sChiPun1.3, whole genome shotgun sequence containing:
- the LOC140463718 gene encoding CUB and zona pellucida-like domain-containing protein 1 — encoded protein: MNQRIQLVFTNIQLEVTSSCSFDYIEIFDGSSIHSDLLSKFCQGSNLRFASSSNSMTIYFRTDSSVTRSGFSAYYYTVPDSDDGSCGGYLETAYGSFTSPNYPYFYEDNEQCIWYIRGDSDQRIKLKFTYVDLEVSSTCSYDYIAIYDGPSTNSVLLSKFCSGSDETFTSTSNSMTVYFRTDSSVTRRGFSASYYVLPNDGDLLTCSSDYMEAKISRSYLNLLGFNEQNLYLNDQNCRPIITASDVIFQIPLDRCGTGWQENNGSITYFNTIRSSPSDSIITRETNLQFNIGCEMQQDSMSKIMYVTNENTTGDIMDNITQYGMFNISMRFYESSSFMRPVQESPYYVDLRQNLYVQVDLHSIDQYLVVFVDTCTASPYNFDWTPKAYDLIKNGCVKDGTYGNYPSPTNNIARFKFSAFKFLNLHPSVYLQCKVVVCKAYDYSSRCYRGCMPRQKRALSSSKGSADVLIGPIELKKDLKHYKAEGFEEVNEAVETSTESSLPFVLSLIALVVAVSVLVVTVLKYKKQQRHYGCE